The proteins below are encoded in one region of Phalacrocorax aristotelis chromosome 13, bGulAri2.1, whole genome shotgun sequence:
- the MYBL2 gene encoding myb-related protein B isoform X1 — MARRSRGEDQDELHYQDTDSDVPEQRDGRCKVKWTQEEDEQLKMLVRHYGQNDWKFLASHFPNRSDQQCQYRWLRVLNPDLVKGPWTKEEDQKVIELVKKYGTKQWTLIAKHLKGRLGKQCRERWHNHLNPEVKKSSWTEEEDRIIFEAHKVLGNRWAEIAKLLPGRTDNAVKNHWNSTIKRKVDTGGFLNETKEPKSVYLLVEVDDKESQSQTRAGSQTVLPNWPVDISEIKEEDVSDEEVTGVQELPPELPAADLAEHNAEGTPDDVVPEDASSFAASPYKWVVEAANYLYPTSVPAFNEALDMIESDPDGWCDLTQFDLPEEPSAGSSSSSNSPMRQTPSKPTASLPNVTEYRLDGHTISDLSKSSKGELIPISPHAEVSFGTPPSVLKRQKKRKISLSPVTENATSTSLSFLDSCNSMTPKSTPVKTLPFSPSQFLNFWTKQDTLELENPSLTSTPVCSQKVIVTTPLHRDKTPLLQKNSAFVTPDQKYVVDNTPHTPTPFKNALEKYGPIRPLPQTPHLEEDLKEVLRSEAGIELIIEDDVKPEKQKRKQGLRRSPIKKVRKSLALDIVDEDMTQNMPAHPKTVCFKRAQPMNFLSRSLNLSSSSRKNDSGLLNRAFVQVQPEKMSYRKMPSHFRPPAPMTRAWKAVACGGTRDQLFMQEKARQFLGTLKQSHTSRTLILS, encoded by the exons atGGCGCGCCGCAGCCGCGG TGAGGACCAGGATGAGCTGCATTACCAGGATACTGACTCAGATGTGCCGGAGCAGCGGGATGGCAGGTGCAAAGTCAAGTGGACGCAAGAAGAG GATGAGCAGCTGAAGATGTTAGTAAGACATTATGGGCAGAATGACTGGAAGTTCCTGGCCAGTCACTTTCCT AACCGCAGCGATCAGCAGTGTCAGTACCGGTGGCTGAGAGTGTTGAATCCAGATTTGGTTAAGGGCCCTTGGACCAAAGAGGAGGACCAAAAG GTAATTGAACTTGTCAAAAAATATGGCACCAAACAATGGACCCTGATAGCCAAGCACCTGAAAGGGCGGTTAGGGAAGCAGTGCCGGGAACGCTGGCATAACCACCTGAACCCTGAGGTGAAGAAGTCCTCGTGGACAGAGGAGGAGGATCGCATCATTTTTGAGGCCCACAAGGTCCTGGGGAACCGTTGGGCGGAGATTGCcaagctgctgcctgggag gaCCGACAATGCTGTGAAGAATCACTGGAACTCCACCATCAAGCGAAAGGTGGACACAGGAGGCTTCCTCAATGAAACTAAGGAGCCCAAGTCGGTGTACTTGCTGGTGGAGGTTGATGACAAGGAGAGCCAAAGTCAAACAAGAGCTGGGAGCCAG ACTGTCCTGCCGAACTGGCCAGTTGACATCTCTGAAATAAAGGAAGAGGATGTCAGTGATGAGGAAGTGACGGGTGTGCAGGAGTTACCCCCGGAGCTGCCAGCTGCCGACCTGGCAGAGCATAACGCTGAGGGGACCCCAGATGATGTGGTACCTGAGGATGCCTCTTCATTTGCTGCATCACCGTACAAATGGGTTGTCGAAGCTGCCAACTATTTGTACCCAACATCTGTGCCAGCCTTCAATGAAGCTCTGGACATGATTGAATCT GATCCAGATGGGTGGTGTGATCTGACCCAGTTTGACCTGCCTGAGGAACCCTCTGCcggcagcagcagtagcagcaacAGCCCGATGAGGCAAACCCCCAGCAAGCCAACGGCATCCCTGCCCAATGTGACTGAGTACCGCCTGGATGGCCACACCATCTCTGACCTGAGCAAGAGCAGCAAGGGGGAGCTCATCCCCATCTCTCCACACGCAGAGGTGAGCTTTGGCACGCCACCCTCTGTGctgaagaggcagaagaagaggaagatcTCCCTCTCCCCTGTCACAGAGAATGCCACCAGCACCAGCCTTTCCTTCCTTGACTCCTGCAACAGCATGACACCCAAGAGCACCCCTGTCAAGACACTGCCCTTTTCTCCATCTCAG TTCTTAAACTTTTGGACCAAACAGGACACACTAGAACTGGAGAACCCGTCTCTGACCTCCACGCCTGTGTGCAGTCAGAAGGTGATTGTCACCACCCCTCTGCACAGGGATAAGACCCCTCTGCTCCAGAAGAACTCGGC GTTTGTCACACCAGACCAGAAGTATGTGGTGGACAACACGCCTCACACCCCCACACCTTTCAAAAATGCCCTGGAGAAGTATGGACCAATTAGACCTCTG CCTCAGACTCCTCACCTGGAAGAAGACTTGAAAGAAGTGCTCCGAAGTGAAGCTGGCATTGAACTTATCATAGAGGATGATGTGAAGcctgagaaacagaagaggaaacaagGG TTGCGCAGGAGTCCTATCAAGAAGGTCCGGAAGTCTCTGGCCCTGGATATTGTGGATGAAGATATGACACAAAATATGCCTGCCCATCCCAAGACTGTCTGTTTCAAAAGAGCCCAG cCTATGAATTTCCTGTCGAGGTCCTTGAACCTATCCTCCTCAAGCAGGAAGAATGACAGTGGTTTGCTCAACAGAGCCTTCGTGCAAGTGCAGCCAGAGAAAATGTCCTACAGGAAAATGCCGAGCCATTTCAGACCACCAGCACCT ATGACCAGGGCTTGGAAAGCGGTGGCCTGTGGTGGAACCAGAGACCAACTCTTCATGCAGGAGAAAGCTCGACAGTTTTTGGGCACGTTGAAACAGAGTCACACATCAAGGACCTTAATCTTATCATGA
- the MYBL2 gene encoding myb-related protein B isoform X2 has translation MLVRHYGQNDWKFLASHFPNRSDQQCQYRWLRVLNPDLVKGPWTKEEDQKVIELVKKYGTKQWTLIAKHLKGRLGKQCRERWHNHLNPEVKKSSWTEEEDRIIFEAHKVLGNRWAEIAKLLPGRTDNAVKNHWNSTIKRKVDTGGFLNETKEPKSVYLLVEVDDKESQSQTRAGSQTVLPNWPVDISEIKEEDVSDEEVTGVQELPPELPAADLAEHNAEGTPDDVVPEDASSFAASPYKWVVEAANYLYPTSVPAFNEALDMIESDPDGWCDLTQFDLPEEPSAGSSSSSNSPMRQTPSKPTASLPNVTEYRLDGHTISDLSKSSKGELIPISPHAEVSFGTPPSVLKRQKKRKISLSPVTENATSTSLSFLDSCNSMTPKSTPVKTLPFSPSQFLNFWTKQDTLELENPSLTSTPVCSQKVIVTTPLHRDKTPLLQKNSAFVTPDQKYVVDNTPHTPTPFKNALEKYGPIRPLPQTPHLEEDLKEVLRSEAGIELIIEDDVKPEKQKRKQGLRRSPIKKVRKSLALDIVDEDMTQNMPAHPKTVCFKRAQPMNFLSRSLNLSSSSRKNDSGLLNRAFVQVQPEKMSYRKMPSHFRPPAPMTRAWKAVACGGTRDQLFMQEKARQFLGTLKQSHTSRTLILS, from the exons ATGTTAGTAAGACATTATGGGCAGAATGACTGGAAGTTCCTGGCCAGTCACTTTCCT AACCGCAGCGATCAGCAGTGTCAGTACCGGTGGCTGAGAGTGTTGAATCCAGATTTGGTTAAGGGCCCTTGGACCAAAGAGGAGGACCAAAAG GTAATTGAACTTGTCAAAAAATATGGCACCAAACAATGGACCCTGATAGCCAAGCACCTGAAAGGGCGGTTAGGGAAGCAGTGCCGGGAACGCTGGCATAACCACCTGAACCCTGAGGTGAAGAAGTCCTCGTGGACAGAGGAGGAGGATCGCATCATTTTTGAGGCCCACAAGGTCCTGGGGAACCGTTGGGCGGAGATTGCcaagctgctgcctgggag gaCCGACAATGCTGTGAAGAATCACTGGAACTCCACCATCAAGCGAAAGGTGGACACAGGAGGCTTCCTCAATGAAACTAAGGAGCCCAAGTCGGTGTACTTGCTGGTGGAGGTTGATGACAAGGAGAGCCAAAGTCAAACAAGAGCTGGGAGCCAG ACTGTCCTGCCGAACTGGCCAGTTGACATCTCTGAAATAAAGGAAGAGGATGTCAGTGATGAGGAAGTGACGGGTGTGCAGGAGTTACCCCCGGAGCTGCCAGCTGCCGACCTGGCAGAGCATAACGCTGAGGGGACCCCAGATGATGTGGTACCTGAGGATGCCTCTTCATTTGCTGCATCACCGTACAAATGGGTTGTCGAAGCTGCCAACTATTTGTACCCAACATCTGTGCCAGCCTTCAATGAAGCTCTGGACATGATTGAATCT GATCCAGATGGGTGGTGTGATCTGACCCAGTTTGACCTGCCTGAGGAACCCTCTGCcggcagcagcagtagcagcaacAGCCCGATGAGGCAAACCCCCAGCAAGCCAACGGCATCCCTGCCCAATGTGACTGAGTACCGCCTGGATGGCCACACCATCTCTGACCTGAGCAAGAGCAGCAAGGGGGAGCTCATCCCCATCTCTCCACACGCAGAGGTGAGCTTTGGCACGCCACCCTCTGTGctgaagaggcagaagaagaggaagatcTCCCTCTCCCCTGTCACAGAGAATGCCACCAGCACCAGCCTTTCCTTCCTTGACTCCTGCAACAGCATGACACCCAAGAGCACCCCTGTCAAGACACTGCCCTTTTCTCCATCTCAG TTCTTAAACTTTTGGACCAAACAGGACACACTAGAACTGGAGAACCCGTCTCTGACCTCCACGCCTGTGTGCAGTCAGAAGGTGATTGTCACCACCCCTCTGCACAGGGATAAGACCCCTCTGCTCCAGAAGAACTCGGC GTTTGTCACACCAGACCAGAAGTATGTGGTGGACAACACGCCTCACACCCCCACACCTTTCAAAAATGCCCTGGAGAAGTATGGACCAATTAGACCTCTG CCTCAGACTCCTCACCTGGAAGAAGACTTGAAAGAAGTGCTCCGAAGTGAAGCTGGCATTGAACTTATCATAGAGGATGATGTGAAGcctgagaaacagaagaggaaacaagGG TTGCGCAGGAGTCCTATCAAGAAGGTCCGGAAGTCTCTGGCCCTGGATATTGTGGATGAAGATATGACACAAAATATGCCTGCCCATCCCAAGACTGTCTGTTTCAAAAGAGCCCAG cCTATGAATTTCCTGTCGAGGTCCTTGAACCTATCCTCCTCAAGCAGGAAGAATGACAGTGGTTTGCTCAACAGAGCCTTCGTGCAAGTGCAGCCAGAGAAAATGTCCTACAGGAAAATGCCGAGCCATTTCAGACCACCAGCACCT ATGACCAGGGCTTGGAAAGCGGTGGCCTGTGGTGGAACCAGAGACCAACTCTTCATGCAGGAGAAAGCTCGACAGTTTTTGGGCACGTTGAAACAGAGTCACACATCAAGGACCTTAATCTTATCATGA